The Myxococcus guangdongensis genome has a window encoding:
- a CDS encoding TraR/DksA family transcriptional regulator translates to MAVREADGPLSEAERKELLDIEAALTRIAVGQFGRCEQCGGAMGRHRLRAIPEARFCMTCSALYR, encoded by the coding sequence GTGGCGGTCAGGGAAGCGGACGGGCCGCTGTCCGAGGCGGAGCGGAAGGAACTGCTCGACATCGAGGCGGCGCTCACCCGCATCGCGGTGGGACAGTTCGGGCGCTGCGAGCAGTGCGGAGGCGCCATGGGACGCCACCGCCTGCGCGCCATCCCGGAGGCCCGCTTCTGCATGACGTGCTCGGCCCTGTACCGGTGA
- the map gene encoding type I methionyl aminopeptidase: MTTAIPRTPPAVLPGPNDTCWCGSGTKYKKCHRGADAVEARKKGPDVARKGIRPGIISPRRDVPLHIPRPDYAVSGRPQRRPSDSEIRSPDVIARMRRACKAAAEVLQEVASHVRPGITTDELDAITHEAYIRRGGYPSTLNYHGFPKSLCTSVNEVICHGIPDNRALEDGDIVNLDITIYLDGVHGDCSATHFVGKVDPESERLVRVTRECMDVGIAAVKPGRPISDIGRAIEDHATKNGVSVVRAYCGHGIGETFHTSLQIPHYYEPEADTLMEPGMIFTVEPMINLGGWGHRTWDDGWTAVTADGSRSAQFEHTLLVTEQGPDILTVA, encoded by the coding sequence ATGACCACCGCCATTCCCCGTACCCCTCCCGCTGTCCTGCCCGGCCCCAATGACACCTGTTGGTGCGGCAGCGGCACCAAGTACAAGAAGTGCCACCGTGGCGCCGACGCCGTCGAGGCGCGCAAGAAGGGCCCCGACGTCGCGCGCAAGGGCATCCGCCCGGGCATCATCAGCCCCCGCCGCGACGTCCCCCTGCACATCCCCCGCCCCGACTACGCCGTGTCCGGCCGCCCCCAGCGCCGCCCGAGCGACTCCGAAATCCGCTCGCCGGATGTCATCGCGCGCATGCGCAGGGCCTGCAAGGCCGCCGCGGAGGTGCTCCAGGAGGTCGCCTCCCACGTGCGCCCGGGCATCACCACCGACGAACTGGATGCCATCACCCACGAGGCCTACATCCGCCGGGGCGGCTACCCGAGCACGCTCAACTACCACGGCTTCCCCAAGTCCCTGTGCACCTCGGTCAACGAGGTCATCTGCCACGGCATCCCCGACAACCGCGCGCTGGAAGACGGCGACATCGTCAACCTGGACATCACCATCTACCTGGATGGCGTCCACGGCGACTGCTCGGCCACGCACTTCGTGGGCAAGGTGGACCCGGAGAGCGAGCGACTGGTGCGCGTCACCCGCGAGTGCATGGACGTGGGCATCGCCGCGGTGAAGCCCGGCCGGCCCATCAGCGACATCGGCCGCGCCATCGAAGACCACGCCACCAAGAACGGCGTGAGCGTGGTGCGCGCCTACTGCGGCCACGGCATCGGCGAGACGTTCCACACGTCCCTCCAGATTCCGCACTACTACGAGCCCGAGGCCGACACCCTCATGGAGCCGGGCATGATCTTCACCGTCGAGCCGATGATCAACCTGGGCGGCTGGGGCCACCGCACGTGGGACGACGGGTGGACCGCCGTCACCGCCGACGGCAGCCGCAGCGCGCAGTTCGAGCACACGCTGCTCGTCACCGAGCAAGGCCCCGACATCCTCACGGTGGCCTGA
- a CDS encoding HAD-IG family 5'-nucleotidase: MRSQPAGPPPERGLFCNRTLNLRAIKAVGYDMDYTLIHYRVEAWERRAYEHIRDRLVAQGWPVGDLQFDPALAIRGLIIDTEKGNLLKANRFGFVKKALHGTRTLDFITQRDEYSHVVIDLHERRWVFLNTLFSLSEACLYAQLVDRLDAGQLPGPMGYADLYEHVRKNLDATHMQGRLKAEIIADPERYVIDDPETPLALLDQRNAGKKLLLITNSEWAYTEPMMHFAFDKHLPPGMTWRQLFDVVIVSARKPEFFTTRSALFEVVETNGEALLRPHSGPFKEGKPYFGGSAVELERHLGISGDEVLYVGDHMFGDVHVSKSALRWRTALILRELEDEVRAIASFRPTEARLAERMVLKERLEWDSCQLRLELQRRRADYGPRTDSPTEQELVAKLGTLREELEALDAELGPMARAATELSNPIWGLLTRAGNDKSHLARQVERYADIYTSRVSNFLFATPFVYLRSPRGSLPHDPSLPGGTPVFPATDSGGGMADAE; the protein is encoded by the coding sequence ATGCGCTCGCAACCTGCTGGTCCCCCGCCCGAGCGGGGCCTGTTCTGCAACCGCACCCTCAACCTGCGCGCCATCAAGGCCGTGGGCTACGACATGGACTACACGCTCATCCACTACCGGGTGGAGGCGTGGGAGCGCCGCGCGTACGAGCACATCCGGGACAGGCTCGTCGCGCAGGGCTGGCCCGTGGGGGACCTCCAGTTCGACCCGGCGCTCGCCATCCGCGGCCTCATCATCGACACGGAGAAGGGCAACCTGCTCAAGGCCAACCGCTTCGGGTTCGTGAAGAAGGCGCTGCACGGCACGCGCACCCTGGACTTCATCACCCAGCGCGACGAGTACTCGCACGTCGTCATCGACCTGCACGAGCGCCGGTGGGTGTTCCTCAACACGCTCTTCTCCCTGTCGGAGGCGTGCCTCTACGCGCAGCTGGTGGACCGGCTGGACGCGGGGCAGCTGCCCGGCCCCATGGGCTACGCGGACCTCTACGAGCACGTGCGCAAGAACCTGGACGCCACGCACATGCAGGGCCGGCTCAAGGCGGAGATCATCGCGGACCCGGAGCGCTACGTCATCGACGACCCGGAGACGCCGCTGGCGCTGCTGGACCAGCGCAACGCGGGCAAGAAGCTGCTGCTCATCACCAACAGCGAGTGGGCCTACACCGAGCCCATGATGCACTTCGCCTTCGACAAGCACCTGCCCCCAGGCATGACGTGGCGGCAGCTGTTCGACGTGGTGATTGTGTCCGCGCGCAAGCCGGAGTTCTTCACCACGCGCTCGGCGCTGTTCGAGGTGGTGGAGACCAACGGCGAGGCGCTCCTGCGTCCGCACTCGGGGCCCTTCAAGGAGGGCAAGCCGTACTTCGGCGGCAGCGCCGTGGAGCTCGAGCGCCACCTGGGCATCAGCGGCGACGAGGTCCTCTACGTGGGCGACCACATGTTCGGCGACGTGCACGTGTCCAAGAGCGCGCTGCGCTGGCGCACGGCGCTCATCCTGCGCGAGCTGGAGGACGAGGTGCGCGCGATTGCGTCGTTCCGCCCCACCGAGGCCCGGCTCGCCGAGCGCATGGTCCTCAAGGAGCGGCTGGAGTGGGACAGCTGCCAGCTGAGGCTGGAGCTGCAGCGCCGCCGCGCCGACTACGGCCCGCGCACGGACTCGCCCACCGAGCAGGAGCTGGTGGCGAAGCTGGGCACGCTGCGCGAGGAGCTGGAGGCGCTGGACGCGGAGCTGGGCCCCATGGCCCGCGCCGCCACCGAGCTGTCCAACCCCATCTGGGGCCTGCTCACCCGCGCCGGCAACGACAAGAGCCACCTGGCCCGCCAGGTGGAGCGCTACGCGGACATCTACACGTCGCGCGTCTCCAACTTCCTGTTCGCCACGCCCTTCGTCTACCTGCGCAGCCCCCGAGGCAGCCTGCCGCACGACCCGAGCCTCCCCGGCGGCACCCCCGTCTTCCCCGCCACCGACAGCGGCGGGGGCATGGCCGACGCCGAGTAG
- a CDS encoding GNAT family N-acetyltransferase yields MSLPSSRPTVDAALVRRVELAQAAQNRAATPTHGILEVAGGLALFNGANSPLTQALALGLAGPVSAESLDQVEAHLGQQGGLLQVDLPPFADPSFAQELARRGYRVGEFQQVFVRALPASPLLPTAPGIELRPLHPGEAQVFARTVAQGFMGRDEVSDEESSLMLGTATMPGTTCFLALVDGEPAGGGTVSVHDGVATLSGTGVRERFRGRGLQQALISIRLDWATRQGCTLASSSTLPASPSQRNMERMGFFVAYPKVVMMRELTSSPR; encoded by the coding sequence ATGTCCCTCCCCTCCTCTCGCCCCACCGTGGACGCCGCGCTGGTCCGCCGCGTGGAGCTGGCCCAGGCCGCGCAGAACCGAGCCGCCACGCCCACGCACGGCATCCTCGAGGTCGCGGGCGGCCTCGCGCTTTTCAACGGCGCCAACTCACCGCTCACCCAGGCACTCGCGCTCGGCCTCGCGGGCCCCGTCAGCGCCGAGTCCCTCGACCAGGTGGAAGCCCACCTGGGACAACAGGGCGGGCTCCTCCAGGTCGACCTGCCCCCCTTCGCCGACCCGTCGTTCGCCCAGGAGCTGGCTCGTCGCGGCTACCGCGTGGGTGAGTTCCAGCAGGTCTTCGTGCGCGCCCTGCCCGCGAGCCCTCTTCTCCCCACCGCGCCCGGCATCGAGCTTCGTCCGCTCCACCCCGGTGAGGCCCAGGTCTTCGCGCGCACCGTGGCCCAAGGCTTCATGGGACGTGACGAGGTCTCCGACGAGGAGTCCTCGCTCATGCTGGGCACGGCGACCATGCCCGGCACCACGTGCTTCCTCGCGCTCGTGGACGGTGAGCCCGCGGGAGGCGGCACCGTGTCCGTGCACGACGGCGTGGCGACCCTGTCCGGCACCGGCGTGCGCGAGCGCTTCCGGGGCCGAGGACTCCAGCAGGCCCTCATCTCCATCCGCCTCGATTGGGCCACCCGCCAGGGCTGCACCCTCGCGTCGAGCAGCACCCTGCCCGCGAGCCCCTCGCAGCGGAACATGGAGCGCATGGGGTTCTTCGTCGCCTACCCCAAGGTCGTGATGATGCGCGAGCTCACATCGAGCCCCCGCTGA
- a CDS encoding aminotransferase-like domain-containing protein, producing MGALAHKPKLYEQVAERLEDAINAGTLRAGDRLPSVRQLSLREQVSISTVLQAYLHLESVGLIETRPQSGHYVRRRERPRLAEPQVSRPATSATPVTVSALVSRVYQSMRDPNVVQMGGAWPSTELLPTRRLYRELNALTREMGDAGMLYDVPPGCPELRRQLARRSLDWGAALSPEDFIITVGAAEAIHLCLLAVARPGDTIAIESPAYYGTLQAIESLGLRALEIPCSPRHGMELDALQAALERRRVAAVLVVPSYSNPVGSCMPTANRQRLVSMLEERGVPLIEDDLYGDLHFDERRPRTCKSFDKTGNVMLCGSFSKTLAPGFRVGYVAPGRFRERVELLKFSHTVASPTLLPLAIARFLEEGGYDRHLRTLRRRLTEQVARMAEGVAEHFPEGTRVARPAGGSLLWVELPSTVDSLVLHGRALEAGVSIAPGPIFSPRPDSYRNFIRLSCGQPWTPRIEGAMATVGRLVRTLM from the coding sequence ATGGGCGCGCTGGCACACAAACCGAAGTTGTACGAGCAGGTGGCGGAGCGGCTGGAGGACGCCATCAACGCGGGCACGTTGCGCGCGGGAGACAGGCTGCCCTCCGTGCGTCAGCTCAGCCTGCGCGAGCAGGTGAGCATCTCCACGGTGCTCCAGGCGTATCTGCACCTGGAGTCGGTGGGCCTCATCGAGACGCGGCCGCAGTCGGGCCACTACGTGCGCCGGCGCGAGCGTCCCCGGCTCGCGGAGCCGCAGGTGTCCCGCCCCGCGACGAGCGCCACGCCCGTCACGGTGAGCGCGCTGGTGTCGCGCGTGTACCAGTCGATGCGCGACCCGAACGTCGTGCAGATGGGCGGCGCGTGGCCGTCCACGGAGCTGCTCCCCACGCGTCGGCTGTATCGGGAGCTCAACGCGCTCACCCGCGAGATGGGCGATGCGGGGATGCTGTACGACGTGCCCCCGGGGTGCCCGGAGCTGCGGCGACAGCTGGCGCGGCGCTCGCTGGACTGGGGCGCGGCGCTGTCGCCCGAGGACTTCATCATCACCGTGGGGGCGGCGGAGGCCATCCACCTGTGCCTGCTCGCCGTGGCGCGGCCGGGGGACACCATCGCCATCGAGTCGCCCGCGTACTACGGCACGCTCCAGGCCATCGAGTCGCTCGGGCTGCGCGCGTTGGAGATTCCGTGCTCACCGCGCCATGGCATGGAGCTGGATGCGCTCCAGGCGGCGCTGGAGCGGCGGCGCGTGGCGGCGGTGCTGGTGGTGCCCAGCTACAGCAACCCGGTGGGCAGCTGCATGCCCACGGCGAACCGCCAGCGCCTGGTGTCCATGCTCGAGGAGCGTGGGGTGCCGCTCATCGAGGATGACCTGTACGGTGACCTCCACTTCGACGAGCGCAGGCCGCGCACGTGCAAGTCGTTCGACAAGACGGGCAACGTGATGCTGTGTGGCTCGTTCTCGAAGACGCTCGCGCCGGGGTTCCGCGTGGGCTACGTGGCGCCGGGTCGGTTCCGGGAGCGGGTGGAGCTCTTGAAGTTCTCGCACACGGTGGCCTCGCCCACGCTGCTGCCGCTGGCGATTGCCCGCTTCCTGGAGGAGGGCGGGTATGACCGGCACCTGCGCACGCTGCGGCGCCGGTTGACGGAGCAGGTGGCGCGCATGGCGGAGGGCGTGGCCGAGCACTTCCCGGAGGGCACTCGCGTGGCGCGTCCGGCGGGGGGCTCGCTGTTGTGGGTGGAGCTGCCGTCCACGGTGGACTCGCTGGTGCTGCATGGGCGCGCGCTGGAGGCGGGCGTGAGCATCGCGCCGGGGCCCATCTTCTCGCCCCGGCCGGACTCGTACCGGAACTTCATCCGCCTGTCGTGTGGCCAGCCGTGGACGCCGCGCATCGAAGGCGCGATGGCCACGGTGGGCCGGCTGGTGCGCACGCTGATGTGA
- a CDS encoding DUF2381 family protein, with translation MWAHVSDTSALAHPSNPTVHEAGMHGQVETASSTHEPPAQPLTPSGAFSRLYAVGAMNERGLSTQVLGPIVAPATPVLSTLTSAHGHRTTSRVALVLKLFSAGGHPPWTAREAVLVTPSGRRVRQLLVWQSRPLGDKDTEVMLVLETEAKPQELRGHYLLELREDTTSPPLHLGPVSFPQL, from the coding sequence ATGTGGGCTCACGTCTCCGACACCTCCGCGTTGGCCCATCCCTCGAACCCCACCGTGCACGAGGCCGGGATGCATGGACAGGTGGAGACCGCCTCCAGCACCCATGAGCCGCCCGCTCAGCCCCTCACCCCGTCCGGGGCATTCAGCAGGCTGTACGCCGTCGGCGCCATGAATGAGCGAGGGCTCTCCACACAGGTCCTCGGTCCCATCGTCGCGCCCGCCACGCCCGTGCTGTCGACCTTGACCTCCGCGCACGGACACCGCACGACCTCACGGGTCGCCCTGGTGCTGAAGCTCTTCTCGGCCGGAGGGCATCCTCCCTGGACCGCTCGCGAAGCCGTCCTGGTGACGCCCTCGGGGCGTCGTGTCCGACAGCTGCTCGTCTGGCAGTCACGTCCGCTCGGAGACAAGGACACAGAGGTGATGCTCGTCCTGGAGACCGAGGCCAAACCCCAGGAGCTCCGAGGCCACTACCTCCTCGAGTTGCGCGAGGACACCACCTCGCCTCCGTTGCACCTGGGCCCGGTGAGCTTCCCCCAGCTTTGA
- a CDS encoding DNA topoisomerase subunit B: MIRRRPGMYVGGLDAFGLGMFLEHLLVLGFNAGRLGRVRNVCVDLLADGACRLSLDGSPWPLPPWTAPLASLEPWLTVDAFASKSVLVPVAPGIPSGIHCRDSEVYLGAINVLSSRFDVVAWSKGQTWRRRYREGRAEEDVLPLSVSDISESGLCITATPDDSLFESPCRFSWRWLQERVQALSAFHAGVSWTLRDESTGTEARFLREHGLADLCAELADTSFIREPWTFEGQVEAVWLRVALGWRHRPSRGLSSWVNLQRCLVGGPHHRGFLVGMRRAFVSRLRRLGRERDAQTFSDGALLEHLTGVLDLRVAPDILGNPHKRVFAPSEVEAPVARLAEDWVTRALTEDPELEATLFKFAGCEPAGGNGA, from the coding sequence ATGATTCGTCGGCGCCCCGGGATGTATGTCGGAGGCCTGGACGCGTTCGGGCTAGGCATGTTCCTGGAGCACCTCCTGGTGCTCGGGTTCAACGCGGGCAGGCTGGGACGCGTGCGCAACGTCTGCGTGGACCTGCTCGCGGACGGTGCATGTCGCCTCTCCCTCGATGGCTCACCGTGGCCGCTGCCTCCCTGGACCGCGCCCCTCGCGAGCCTCGAGCCGTGGCTCACGGTCGACGCGTTCGCGTCCAAGTCGGTCCTCGTCCCTGTTGCGCCGGGCATTCCCTCGGGCATCCATTGTCGGGACTCGGAGGTGTACCTCGGCGCCATCAACGTCCTCTCCTCGCGGTTCGACGTCGTCGCGTGGTCGAAGGGGCAGACGTGGCGGCGTCGCTACCGGGAAGGCCGCGCCGAGGAGGACGTGCTCCCGCTCTCGGTGAGCGACATCTCGGAGTCGGGGCTGTGCATCACGGCCACTCCGGATGACTCGCTCTTCGAGTCACCGTGCCGCTTCTCCTGGCGCTGGCTCCAGGAGCGCGTCCAAGCCCTGTCGGCGTTCCACGCGGGCGTGTCCTGGACTCTTCGGGACGAGTCCACGGGCACAGAGGCGCGCTTCCTCCGTGAGCATGGACTCGCGGACCTGTGCGCCGAGCTCGCGGACACCTCGTTCATCCGAGAGCCCTGGACCTTCGAGGGACAGGTGGAGGCAGTGTGGCTCCGGGTCGCGCTCGGCTGGAGACATCGTCCGAGCCGAGGTCTGTCGTCCTGGGTGAATCTCCAGCGCTGTCTGGTGGGTGGACCGCACCATCGGGGATTCCTCGTGGGGATGCGCAGGGCGTTCGTCTCGCGCCTGCGGCGCCTGGGCCGTGAGCGCGATGCGCAGACCTTCTCGGACGGAGCGTTGCTCGAACACCTCACGGGTGTGCTCGACCTGCGCGTCGCGCCGGACATCCTGGGCAATCCCCACAAGCGGGTGTTCGCCCCGTCCGAGGTCGAGGCCCCCGTCGCGCGGCTCGCGGAGGACTGGGTGACGCGTGCGCTCACTGAGGACCCGGAGCTGGAGGCCACGTTGTTCAAGTTCGCGGGGTGCGAACCCGCTGGAGGGAACGGGGCATGA
- a CDS encoding DUF1361 domain-containing protein, with product MTLFSVSRHHGLLPATLCSVLAVALLALRLDWSERASFAFLTWNLFLAWVPYVLALLARVLMVRGHGRGWVLAPLALGWLALFPNAPYLLTDFIHLHQRPVVPLWFDAALLALFAATGWMLGLLSLEVWKQWLEERHGRRTAWAFVGVTSLLCGYGIYLGRVERWNSWDVLADPWRLFASMAAHLREPWAFPYLPHLTVFFALVLPVSYVAFEAFVLRLRRQRATP from the coding sequence ATGACCCTGTTCTCCGTGTCGCGTCACCACGGCCTGTTGCCCGCCACGCTGTGCAGCGTCCTCGCCGTGGCCCTCCTGGCCCTCCGCCTCGACTGGAGCGAGCGCGCCAGCTTCGCCTTCCTCACCTGGAACCTGTTCCTCGCCTGGGTCCCCTATGTCCTGGCCCTGCTCGCGCGGGTGCTCATGGTGCGAGGCCATGGCCGTGGCTGGGTGCTGGCGCCGCTCGCCCTGGGGTGGCTCGCGCTGTTCCCCAACGCGCCCTACCTCCTCACCGACTTCATCCACCTGCACCAGCGGCCCGTCGTCCCGCTCTGGTTCGACGCGGCCCTGTTGGCCCTGTTCGCCGCCACCGGGTGGATGCTGGGCTTGTTGTCCCTGGAGGTCTGGAAGCAGTGGCTGGAGGAGCGCCACGGCCGTCGCACGGCGTGGGCCTTCGTCGGCGTCACCTCGCTCTTGTGTGGCTACGGCATCTACCTGGGCCGCGTGGAGCGGTGGAACAGCTGGGACGTGCTCGCGGACCCCTGGCGCCTGTTCGCGTCGATGGCCGCCCACCTGCGCGAGCCCTGGGCCTTCCCCTACCTGCCCCACCTCACCGTCTTCTTCGCCCTGGTGCTGCCCGTGTCCTACGTCGCCTTCGAGGCGTTCGTCCTCCGGCTGCGCCGCCAGCGCGCCACCCCCTGA
- a CDS encoding serine/threonine protein kinase, with protein MSPHPSSMPPEALPPGFVLTGGWRILERLGVGGYGVVYRVEPVDSPGRYFALKLTRHTTEGRALRELTLLLDRAVHPNVVAVHACGRWPDIVTGHFYFVMDWVSGPPLHVWADQHNPSFRRLAETFRRVALALDTLHAGDVLHRDLKPEHILLRDTEGDPVLIDLGASAYTGAPTLTTGPLPPGTRHLRSPEAIRFHQRHWRHPDARYQSVATDDLYALGVCLYRAATGHYPFPPDWPADVLCAAITSQPPVAPSELNPRVPPEFDAIILRLLEKLPEQRFQSGAELASTLAPGRFTSEHWDAPLFGTDTPAPPRKPPARAPNPGTRLSRPLLLAVSTVLLLLAGGGFFQTWRQTTPRVTHQIDPLEGHKIARHANSHHSEAVTDSPRANPIPVTVAPVAPPLQDPTPVMKPPAPPAKPRAPSLARLSKVALACTGLACSSSTPYVQHRPIPPETPCPAGAKETAERFGFEQEDQFKGSIGENFGTPYRNITIREGHLMTNVHHTIGKVPRGSQLVTEIIFTNERVYGRIRELRVKDEVYPVCMVFHTFSDVGLKKLPGGDEDHAVIFNLIDVRVVDRFREIRGHDW; from the coding sequence ATGAGCCCGCATCCATCGTCGATGCCCCCGGAAGCCCTGCCCCCGGGCTTCGTCCTGACGGGAGGCTGGCGCATCCTCGAGAGACTCGGCGTGGGCGGCTACGGCGTCGTCTACCGCGTGGAGCCGGTGGACTCGCCAGGCCGCTACTTCGCCCTCAAGCTCACTCGCCACACCACCGAGGGCCGCGCCCTGCGCGAGCTCACGCTCCTGTTGGACCGGGCGGTCCATCCCAATGTGGTCGCGGTCCACGCCTGTGGCCGCTGGCCGGACATCGTCACCGGTCACTTCTACTTCGTCATGGACTGGGTATCCGGGCCACCGCTCCACGTCTGGGCGGACCAGCACAACCCTTCCTTCCGACGGTTGGCGGAGACCTTCCGCCGAGTGGCCCTGGCACTGGACACCCTGCACGCCGGGGACGTGCTGCACCGGGACCTCAAGCCGGAGCACATCCTCCTGCGAGACACGGAGGGAGACCCGGTGCTCATCGACCTGGGCGCGAGCGCGTACACCGGAGCGCCCACGCTGACCACGGGGCCCCTGCCTCCGGGCACCCGACACCTGCGCAGCCCCGAGGCCATCCGCTTCCATCAGCGTCACTGGCGCCACCCGGACGCCCGCTACCAGTCCGTCGCCACCGATGACCTCTACGCCCTGGGCGTGTGCCTCTACCGCGCGGCCACGGGCCACTACCCGTTCCCTCCGGACTGGCCCGCCGACGTGCTGTGCGCCGCCATCACCTCGCAACCACCCGTCGCCCCATCGGAGCTGAACCCGCGCGTCCCGCCCGAGTTCGACGCCATCATCCTGCGGCTCCTCGAGAAGCTCCCGGAGCAACGCTTCCAGAGCGGCGCGGAGCTCGCCTCCACCCTCGCTCCGGGCCGCTTCACCTCCGAGCACTGGGACGCGCCACTCTTCGGCACGGACACACCCGCGCCTCCGCGCAAACCTCCGGCCCGGGCCCCGAACCCGGGGACCCGGCTCTCGCGCCCCTTGTTGCTCGCCGTGTCCACGGTGCTCCTGCTCCTGGCCGGCGGGGGGTTCTTCCAGACCTGGAGACAGACAACTCCACGAGTCACCCATCAAATCGACCCCCTGGAAGGTCATAAAATAGCCAGACACGCGAACTCGCATCACAGTGAGGCCGTCACGGATTCGCCCCGAGCGAATCCCATCCCCGTGACCGTCGCCCCCGTGGCGCCGCCACTCCAGGACCCCACTCCCGTGATGAAGCCCCCCGCTCCACCCGCGAAGCCTCGCGCGCCCTCACTCGCCCGTCTGTCCAAGGTGGCCCTGGCCTGCACCGGGCTCGCCTGCTCCAGCAGCACGCCCTACGTGCAGCATCGGCCCATTCCTCCCGAGACCCCGTGTCCCGCCGGCGCGAAGGAGACCGCCGAGCGCTTCGGGTTCGAGCAGGAGGACCAGTTCAAGGGCTCCATCGGCGAGAACTTCGGAACGCCCTACCGGAACATCACCATTCGCGAGGGACACCTGATGACGAACGTGCATCACACCATCGGGAAGGTCCCTCGCGGCTCACAACTCGTCACCGAAATCATCTTCACGAACGAGCGCGTCTACGGCCGCATCCGCGAGCTCCGCGTCAAAGACGAGGTGTATCCGGTGTGCATGGTGTTCCACACGTTCAGCGATGTCGGATTGAAGAAACTGCCTGGTGGAGATGAGGACCACGCGGTCATCTTCAATCTCATCGACGTGCGTGTCGTGGACCGCTTCCGGGAGATTCGTGGGCACGACTGGTAA
- a CDS encoding TopoII/MutL transducer domain-containing protein — MRDLSALETGGGWCLRDEVSGAETRLRRPRGLPDLCDELSKQWGFLPHPWSFEGQVGQTRVRLALQWCSYQHKVMRSWVNLRWASEGGTHLQGFRLGLRKALRARLNARAPQQEASLPSDEELEQHLTVVLDLRLSEPVWHGPSGTKLTNPETKSEVAWLVAGWLEKALADNSAMEDRVLSTLGLLRSKSHDLE; from the coding sequence ATGCGTGACCTCTCCGCCCTGGAGACGGGAGGGGGGTGGTGTCTGCGGGACGAGGTGTCTGGCGCGGAGACCCGGTTGCGCCGTCCCCGAGGTCTCCCGGACCTGTGTGACGAGCTGTCGAAGCAGTGGGGCTTCCTTCCCCATCCCTGGAGCTTCGAGGGACAGGTAGGACAGACGCGGGTCCGGCTCGCGCTCCAGTGGTGCTCCTATCAGCACAAGGTGATGCGCTCCTGGGTGAACCTGCGCTGGGCGTCCGAAGGGGGCACCCACCTCCAAGGGTTCCGACTGGGGCTGCGCAAGGCCTTGCGTGCGAGGCTCAATGCGCGAGCGCCTCAGCAGGAGGCCTCACTCCCCTCCGACGAGGAGCTGGAGCAACACCTCACGGTGGTGCTCGACCTGCGACTGTCGGAGCCTGTCTGGCATGGGCCCAGCGGCACGAAGCTCACCAACCCCGAGACGAAGTCAGAGGTCGCGTGGCTCGTCGCCGGCTGGTTGGAGAAGGCACTCGCGGACAACTCCGCGATGGAGGACCGGGTGCTGTCGACGCTGGGCCTGCTCAGGAGCAAATCGCACGACCTCGAGTGA
- a CDS encoding DUF2917 domain-containing protein — protein sequence MESKLMSSRRGFWSSLWNHLKPEARPSVEPGGQGLREGALWSQRIQGDEGLLLTCTEGQLWLTFESDPRDYVLERGGSVPLDQGGQVVVQALRSARFCLGTTLSPCTGGGALTPREAS from the coding sequence ATGGAGTCGAAGCTCATGTCGTCGCGGCGAGGCTTCTGGAGCTCGCTGTGGAATCACCTGAAGCCCGAGGCTCGTCCCAGCGTGGAGCCGGGCGGCCAGGGGCTGCGCGAGGGCGCGCTCTGGAGCCAGCGCATCCAGGGGGACGAGGGCCTGCTGCTCACGTGTACCGAAGGCCAGCTCTGGCTCACCTTCGAGTCGGACCCTCGGGACTACGTGCTGGAGCGCGGCGGCAGCGTGCCCCTGGACCAGGGAGGCCAGGTGGTGGTGCAGGCGCTGAGGTCCGCGCGCTTCTGCCTGGGGACGACGCTCTCACCCTGTACCGGCGGGGGAGCGCTCACTCCGAGGGAGGCGTCGTGA